The Myripristis murdjan chromosome 6, fMyrMur1.1, whole genome shotgun sequence sequence CGTTTTGACAAACAAAGTTGAACCCTGACAGATGTTTTCATTAACATCCATTTAGCCAATTAGAGGTTTCCTACGcttgttttaggaaaaataGTAGCCAACACTAAGTCAGTGCAGCGTAAACCATCATATTGTTGTAGAACCCACCATCAAAGAATTAGAAAATATGAACAAAGAAAGCCTTGTATAACAGGATTATTATGTGTACtttataatctgtttttttttttctattaagtGGCAACGCTATGAGTAAAGCCTTCTTGCCATGTTTTCTCTTTACTGCAACATTGCCAAGCCCATCATGTTAATatgcagcacaacagacagaaaTCAATAATTCTGTCCATTGTCTTATGGATCAGTGAGGCCGCCCTTAAAGGGGAagcaacagagacacagagaaacattTAGTGGATTATGTTCCCCtagaaaaatacactgaatataTTCTccatattaacattttttttttcatattgttcaTGAAACAATTTATTGGAGAACGTACGATTCTCCCAGCACCAGCTGGCACAGTGGGGCACTTACCCGTCAATAATAAGGTGCTCGTAAGGTGCCTTCTTGTCACAGACTGGACACACCCAGGTTGGCTTCTTCTCATTCATTTGGATGTAAAGTGTGGCATCGAAGCACTGAAGGTGCGAGCATGTCAGTGCTCGACATGGGATCGTTAACCTCATCTTCCcaagctggggaaaaaaaacacaatcaaataaatataatttctcAGTACTGCATGAAATACCATCCCTTTTGAAACATCAACTTTTGCAATAATTTGATAGGACAATGCCACTGTGTTCTTCCTGGGTCAACAGAGGCACTGACCCCCTGCAACCTTGTGACCTCTTTGGGAGAAAAAAGAACCGCCTGTGCAgataaaaacattgttctgATTTATCTGTCAACGTCTATAATATATCTTTTGTGGCAATGCAACTAACACTGATCCCGGGTTAAACTGTTCTGTAAATAACACCCTTTAACAAAAACAGTGtatcttttctttgtgtgtttgtttgtttgtttacaggcATTCTATAAGCTATTAAGTGTGCTTGTAAAGGCTATGACTGTAACAACATTGCTTTCGTTCTAAATGAAGATACTTACAGGACATAGGAGAGAGACTCGTAGACTGGTAGTGGCAATCTCACTCTCCGGATCAGCAGTTAATTTCTCTTTGACTGCGACAAGGGAAATAAGCAAAAAGTAAACATTAACTACAAGAACTGTCTCTGTTCAGTGGGTCCAATGAGTGCTTGCTATTTAGCAGGAGAAATGGATTCATTACTCTTACTCCCCCCGAATTAGCAATCTGCAAATTTTCATCTAAAAATCCTAACATCAGACAAAATAACGCATctacaagaaaaacacaataatgaGATTAATCCATACAGAATAAATAGCACAGTGATATACACAGCGGAGGAAAACTTTTGCGATGTATCTATGTTTGTTGTCCTGcaaatgtgtgcatgagtggtgaaaaaaacacttaaaactgTACATAAAACTGCTGTATCAATGTCACCCATCCAAAATtataaatgttgtatttttgttcttGTCATCTACAATGCTTAttttcataaaaacacactattcAAATGATTAGGAAATAAATAACTGGATTTTATTTAaatcttatatttaaattagaagttttcattttatattataaactactgaaactacatTTAACAAGAACACATGACCATATCACGATAAAATAAGGATTTACCTTCACCCAaagctcatttttatttaatggaGCTTGAATGCCTCATAATGTAACTCGATACAACCTAATGACCATGAGCCAACAGCGGTGCGGATAAAGTTGCAGCTCAGTGAAACCTGGGTCTCAGGAAACTGTGACCCTGTTTCAACTCGGAGCCGGTTATGATCCTCATCCTTGTTCTGTCCTGACTTCGAGGCTGACTCGGGTGAGATGCACCGTCATGTTAGCGAGGCTATTACCACTGGTGTGACTCGGGAAATAATTGCTACAGTAGGAACATTTGCAAGTCATTTTTTCGCAGTGCTGCACCTTAGTCAACAAAAGCTAGGGACAGCCGTTGATTACTAAcagtgacaacaagaaaagagatgGTCAGTTGTAGTCACCCCATGTTGTGAAAACACTGGTTGTAGTCGCTATAGATACGCAATCAACTGAATATGTCATTTTCAAAGTgatgggaaaataaaaataaggttAATAAAATCCCTAAATCCCCTTTTGTCCTGGAAATGTGTTGCAGGAGATGTTTGTTCATCCCAGACACATTTGTTTCCATCCCTGTGGACAATGGCATCATCTACTGGCAAAAACCTAATAGAAACCCTGTTGAATGTGCTATTCTTCTCCACCATGTACGCAGTTAAGGACACAACATTTGCTTcatgtttatattttaaaaaatatgaatcaGCCACTTACTCAGAGCTCTGGAGTGGTCAGGATTTCGAATTCCTTTGGCCCGTAGTCTTTGCAACAACACTGTAGAGGACTGTTGTCTTACCAAATACACAGCCATGGAAAAACtctgacaaaagacaaaacggTAATGAGTAAACAGCGTCATGCCAGATTCAGCCTGGACTTGCTATGACACTTATGACATAAAGGCTTTGCAAATACTCTGATCTGGATCTCTTTACCCTCCCAATTTCTGAGGTCCATGACACCACAATTGTGTTGGGGACTGTGGTGGATAATCGAACGAGGGAGGTTATGTTGATGGGGCGACTGGGCCTTTTTGGTTCAACTCCATTTTTGGTTGGAGGAAGATATCCCTGTGGGGGGGAAACACATCATACATCAGTGCCTCTGATTCCCAGTAACTGGTGGTGCAATACACTGTAAATATTGCAAGACAGAAAGACTAACAGTACACTATCAAGACTCACCGGGAGATTACAGGGCTTGCCAttcaccttcacacacagaTTAGGGGGGAAATGATCCTCCTGGGGACAGCTTGTCTCTGATAGACAAAATCTGGAAAAGCACAAAAGTCATTACATTGGAGATACATTCAAATACTGAGCCACGGATGTCAAACGCAATTTTTTCTCATAGTAAGTTGACACTCTCACAACAAGGTTGGTTTGCTTGCTTATTTTACCATTTCAGATGTCTCAAATAAAGCCATCTCCATCTGTGATATAGGATGTCACCAAAAATATTTGGACAGGCACTTCTTAATGGATGGCTTAAGTTTGCAGGCATTTTCATCCATACTGTGAATTTATAATTCTGCAaccaaaaaatgtcaacaaatacTTGGTATCTTATGTTCAGATGTTCTTCCAGACAAGTGTCAAAGCAGTCTCAAACCATTATTATCCttctttgaaaacagaaaaaaaaaatatatatatgtttgatattcttttttcctcaccatTTTCTAATGAACTCTATATTGAACCAAAAAACAAGAGTGATTTATGTTGAATTTAATTCTATGGTGTTGTTTAATAACACTGAGTGGCTTTAAgcaaagttaaaacaaaacaagacaaaaaaaacaactcttcgCTCAGATATTAGGAGAATGTATATTACTCTATTATATTAGGAGAGTATGCTGAACATACCTTAACTGGACTTGAACAGCGAAGTCACACTTGTTCCCAGATATGTCCCtagcaaatgaaaacagatgtCAGGTGAAACTGGTCATGTTGTGTTGGCGTGCATGAGCAGCGTAACACTTTACTTAGTGCAACTCTGAGTAATCATGCATGTTATTGTGACAGAAAcaattcagtttttcacttaatGTCATCACTTAATAAGCTACAGTTAACAAATTACAATCCTTTTGTAATATTTCCTTCTTTCTCGTGTGCTCAACAAGACAACGTGCGAGGTAGAGTCTCCTCACTTACATGGAACTGCTGATCTGTTGAACTTGTTGCGGTGTTAATGCAAAGGCATAACATGTTTCTTGGAACCGCTGACTGTTGTCTGAAGCTATGTGCAATGATACAAAgacacataaaacagaaaaaaagagaaggacaGTGAGAAGCTGGAAATTTCAGGAGAAACTTCAAAGGTGTTACTGCCAGATCTATATCAGCTCATATCAAACTTGTATGGAACAGATCACAGGTCTTTAAAGAGACTACATCTACATCAAGCAGGCGGCTCTGTGAACTGTAACCTTCGTCTgaactgtgttttgtgttgtttcaaaGCTTAATCATTAGCACTGAACAGGACCAAGCATGGTTTTGTCAAGACATAGACCAGACATCTATGTGCTCTGTCGCAGGCTACATGAGTCCAGTGTCACTACACAGACAGCTGAGCAGGAAGCGCTGGACTCACCCAGGCTGGTTGGCTTGATGAGTTCATCCAGCATATCGTAGAACGGCAATCTCTGTAGCTTGACATCAGGGTGTACAGGGTGCAGGGCGGAGGGGAGGTGAGGCAGACTCAGCTCATGCTTAGGTCCAAGTAAAGAAACAGGCAGCAGGGGCGAGGGGGAACCATGGCTGTCAAATCCCAGCTGGGCAAGGCCAGCAGGCAGGCTAGAGGCGGAATGGACGCTGGGCAAGGCTAGGTCCACTGGCGACACCATTTTGGTGGGGAAACGTCGTCTATAGAGCTCTTTGATCTTCATCTGCACTGCAGGGCTGCAACCAGCTTTCAGGAGGTGGAGAGCTTTGGTCAAGAGTTCGTGTTTCCGCCCGTGCTTATTCCGCCCTGCATACCCCAACAACACCTGGAGCTCCGAAACTCGAAGGCTCATTACCAtttgctgataaaaaaaaaaaaaaatgaagagggagaaaagtggCTTACTGTACAACACCTTGGAAAGCACTGTTTCATTAGATTATGTAAAAGAACGTGTTTTTAACTTCTCCCATTTTGACATTAGGATTTACAGTATTAGTCCTAAATATTTAGTTGATGTCTTTCTTTTAGAAATCATTCATTGTCTTGAAAAGACATATTTAGGTACCTATTCACTTCCCATGCGTTTCCcataaaattattatcatttttttttgttttagagtATTTGAAAAccttattttctattttttcttgcAATAATAGTATCATGATGAAGAAACTGACAATGACAGCTTGATTATACAGTGACATTACAGaacaaacataatgtaatacaACATAAGATAATACAAAGGGTAGAaccaaaaactgtaaaagagGTAAAGACTGCACAATTGCTTTATTAAGAGATTCTCTGtcaactttttcaaaactgtaaTTCATACAGCAAAATTTATGGCCAGGTTGCTCATTGTATGACTACACGGACCATGCGGCAACCAAGCCACACTACAACTAGGGCTGACTGATAATATCTTCACACAAGACTAGATATATGTGAAATTTTGAATATCGTAATATTGCAATATAGCTTAGGTGTTGTCTTgaggctgcattacaataaaagGATGCAAAACTTTGAGCTTATTAGAATGATGTAGCTGGTCTATTAtctgcctctacctgcttggttatCATACCACCGTTACTAAAGACTGGTGTCAAAAACTTCCTGTGCGTAAATATCTTCTGAAAGCACAAACAATCATCCCTACGATATCACCATTAAACTAATATTAATTAGTATTTGATTAAAGAAATAGCTCTATTAGATTTTGTCTATATTGCTCAGCCCTAACCATGACGGTGGACACCTCTGAGGTGATGTGATGTtggcataaaaacaaaaaaagtgcaatCAACAAATCCATAAGATAATGCTTGGTCACTTTGATTAATGCTCAAGCTCATCTCTGTCAAGTGCGTGGCACATTTGTCACAGACACTGATCTGCgacaagtgaatttgttcagtAGCGAACACTCTCATGGCACATCTGACCTGTTGCAAAAACGTGATGAGGTTTGTCATCGAGACAGCAATGGATCGGTTTAATGTGTTGCCACTGATGGAGTTAATGTGAACATGAATCTGGAGTGAACTCTGCAGATCACGTGTCAAGTGGTCCTGTGCTACAGCTCGGTAGGTGGGCTGCAGTGACGTTCAAAGGGGCAGAGGTCAGTCTAAGAGCTGAACAGGTTAATAAGATCATCATGAAAACGTTTTACAACGACAAGCCCTgttcaatatttaaaaatgactcCGGTCGAAACATCTGACAACCAGCTGTAAaatgacagagaggaggagcaagacTGAATGAATTAGCTAGCTAGCCCACAGTGCCCTCTCACTGGGCTGCAAGATGCTGCTGTGTTCAAATTCAAACAATACCAAGACACATCGTTCATTTTATCCCTTGAGATTCCACAATCACCACCTCTCTGGGCTACATGATGAGCAGGCGGTGCATGTAGTGACTACATAACGTTGACTGTGTACCCAGCAAGAGACGATAACGTTAGCTAAACTGCGTTTCAATTCCAGGGAATAGACAGAGCCCAATTTTAGGATACATGGTGGTACGGCTAGCAAACTATCAATAAAGTCAGCAGGATAACTTTACACTGGTGTGGCGACCGACAGACCTACATGAGTGTGAGTTTTGTTTTCCTACAAGCAAGAGCTGGCCTTATTTGTAGATGAGCAACACAGCCTAAACACCGACTAACGGGACATCGGCAACAATAACAAA is a genomic window containing:
- the pias1b gene encoding E3 SUMO-protein ligase PIAS1; amino-acid sequence: MAESAELKQMVMSLRVSELQVLLGYAGRNKHGRKHELLTKALHLLKAGCSPAVQMKIKELYRRRFPTKMVSPVDLALPSVHSASSLPAGLAQLGFDSHGSPSPLLPVSLLGPKHELSLPHLPSALHPVHPDVKLQRLPFYDMLDELIKPTSLASDNSQRFQETCYAFALTPQQVQQISSSMDISGNKCDFAVQVQLRFCLSETSCPQEDHFPPNLCVKVNGKPCNLPGYLPPTKNGVEPKRPSRPINITSLVRLSTTVPNTIVVSWTSEIGRSFSMAVYLVRQQSSTVLLQRLRAKGIRNPDHSRALIKEKLTADPESEIATTSLRVSLLCPLGKMRLTIPCRALTCSHLQCFDATLYIQMNEKKPTWVCPVCDKKAPYEHLIIDGLFMEILNSCSDCDEIQFKEDGNWSPMRSKKEVQEVSASYNGVDSDSCRTETSEQKHSSSNDSSKKVDVIDLTLESSSEDELDDEPPPKRACPSLSPVSPPVNKGVLNLHSQASPVTRAPSMPPVETSYIPPPPPLIQDYRHYYHTPNDLPDLNFFSFLQGDNQHYNMVMAAAAAASASASAPEDHDLLLNRFLPYSSSQMFLEQPGTPGSSTLAATNGGSNSGSTSSLVSSSSLRDRDKDRERDRDRDSHSISGLSRSSAEAAAAAAIYGSISDVISLD